One Nicotiana sylvestris chromosome 12, ASM39365v2, whole genome shotgun sequence genomic window carries:
- the LOC138884043 gene encoding uncharacterized protein codes for MTKILKENLEKEQHRMKFYVVRKRTKKELELGDWVYLKLQPYKQTSIALRRNLKLTSKYYIPYQKKIGSHMVLSIDPPVCSDNGQPLVEPVAILDRRIVKKGNVAVAQVLVQWANLLSEEATWEDYNFIKSQIPNFEP; via the exons ATGACAAAAATTTTGAAGGAGAATCTGGAGAAGGAACAACACAGAATGAAGTTCTATGTTGTTAGGAAAAGAACTAAAAAGGAGTTAGAACTTGGTGATTGGGTGTATCTCAAATTGCAGCCCTATAAGCAAACTTCCATTGCTCTAAGGAGAAACTTGAAGCTGACATCCAAGTACTATATCCCGTATCAA AAAAAGATAGGCTCACATATGGTTCTTTCCATTGACCCTCCAGTGTGTTCGGATAATGGCCAGCCACTTGTGGAACCTGTTGCAATTTTAGATAGAAGAATAGTGAAGAAAGGGAATGTTGCAGTTGCTCAAGTCTTAGTGCAGTGGGCTAATTTGCTGTCGgaagaagccacttgggaagaTTACAACTTCATCAAATCTCAAATTCCAAACTTTGAACCTTGA